Proteins co-encoded in one Polaromonas vacuolata genomic window:
- a CDS encoding DUF883 C-terminal domain-containing protein, whose amino-acid sequence MNTNPSKIVQDSMPAVRQASENLLHGAEKAMENTREYANVALDKAEHKVRELRGQVDPIVDMLASKAQHLARQSLDMASEAKERAQQSLSRATATTTRYVAEQPLRSVLIAAAVGASVALLIAASRKRR is encoded by the coding sequence ATGAATACCAATCCATCAAAAATCGTCCAAGACAGCATGCCAGCGGTACGCCAAGCCTCCGAAAACTTGCTGCATGGCGCCGAAAAAGCCATGGAAAACACCCGCGAATACGCCAACGTAGCACTGGATAAAGCCGAGCATAAAGTGCGTGAACTGCGTGGTCAGGTAGACCCCATCGTTGACATGCTCGCCTCGAAAGCTCAGCATTTGGCTCGCCAAAGTCTAGACATGGCGTCTGAAGCCAAAGAACGCGCACAGCAGTCTCTTTCCCGGGCCACCGCAACCACCACACGCTATGTTGCCGAGCAACCGCTGCGTTCTGTGCTGATTGCCGCAGCAGTCGGCGCCAGCGTAGCGCTACTGATTGCTGCAAGTCGTAAACGTCGCTAA
- a CDS encoding DUF1328 domain-containing protein: MLRYSVIFFIIALVAALFGFGGIAAGAVEIAKILFFIFAVLAIVGFVFSLMKKH, translated from the coding sequence ATGCTGCGTTATTCAGTTATTTTTTTTATCATCGCCTTAGTTGCTGCGCTCTTTGGCTTTGGCGGCATAGCCGCCGGAGCAGTCGAAATTGCAAAAATTCTTTTCTTTATATTTGCTGTCTTAGCAATTGTCGGTTTTGTGTTTAGTCTAATGAAGAAACATTAA
- a CDS encoding CHASE3 domain-containing protein produces the protein MKKFSLPKLVISLPVAALVAIALIVINEISFQQSVDAAASVNEAQQTSSLLNKLTEQVLDAESGQRGYLLTGDPADLMPYQLSTAKINQQLEKLRQILAPYPSQRAEFNILSNQIASKMAEMDLSMRMRKDGNEDVWKFVLTTDVGKKYMQSIRQESDSIAANNQNKMESAQIQFKKTLVFSRLGVAVVALGGLLAFYMYLMQTKALFETSVRAQESLKRERDQLDLQVRERTANLAELATHLQNVREDERGHLARELHDELGALLTAAKLDVARLKSRLGDNLPEAAERIAHLISTLNSGIALKRRIVEDLRPSSLSHLGLVASLEILTREFEESSGLSTTTDLENVELSSSAELTVYRLVQESLTNITKYAQASEIVVSLLNTGSLVTVEVSDNGKGFNPQDISPGSHGLNGMRHRVEAAGGKLKVSSTQNAGTCISAVLPKNHS, from the coding sequence ATGAAGAAATTTAGTCTTCCCAAACTAGTCATCAGCCTTCCAGTGGCTGCGCTAGTAGCAATCGCTCTTATCGTCATCAACGAAATCAGCTTTCAGCAATCAGTGGATGCAGCCGCTAGCGTCAACGAGGCACAGCAAACAAGCAGCTTGCTTAACAAGCTGACAGAACAGGTTCTTGACGCTGAATCGGGTCAACGCGGTTACTTACTAACGGGCGACCCGGCCGATCTCATGCCCTACCAGTTGTCTACCGCCAAGATCAACCAACAGCTCGAAAAACTGCGCCAAATCTTGGCGCCTTACCCCAGTCAGCGAGCTGAATTCAACATTCTATCCAACCAAATCGCCAGCAAAATGGCCGAAATGGACTTGAGTATGCGAATGCGAAAAGATGGCAATGAAGATGTGTGGAAATTTGTTCTCACCACCGATGTTGGTAAGAAGTACATGCAATCCATACGCCAAGAATCCGACTCAATTGCCGCTAACAACCAAAACAAAATGGAGTCAGCGCAAATCCAATTCAAAAAAACCTTGGTGTTTTCACGCCTAGGTGTGGCGGTGGTAGCACTGGGCGGCTTGTTGGCTTTTTATATGTACCTCATGCAGACCAAAGCATTGTTCGAAACCAGCGTGCGTGCGCAGGAGTCGCTCAAGCGCGAACGCGACCAACTCGATTTACAAGTTAGAGAGCGCACCGCCAACTTAGCAGAGTTGGCCACTCACTTGCAAAACGTACGTGAAGACGAACGCGGCCATCTGGCTCGCGAGTTGCACGACGAGTTGGGCGCACTACTTACCGCCGCCAAACTTGACGTCGCCAGACTCAAGTCAAGACTGGGCGACAACCTGCCAGAAGCGGCGGAGCGTATTGCGCATTTAATCAGTACGCTTAATAGCGGCATAGCACTCAAACGCCGCATTGTGGAAGACCTGCGGCCGTCCTCGCTGTCGCATTTAGGATTGGTGGCTTCGTTGGAAATTTTGACGCGCGAATTTGAGGAGAGCTCTGGCCTATCCACCACCACAGACCTCGAAAACGTCGAACTAAGCAGCTCTGCCGAACTCACGGTTTACCGATTGGTGCAAGAGTCTTTAACCAATATCACCAAATACGCGCAAGCCAGCGAAATAGTAGTTAGCCTACTCAATACCGGCAGTCTGGTCACAGTGGAAGTTAGCGACAACGGCAAAGGTTTCAACCCACAAGACATCAGTCCGGGCAGTCATGGCTTAAACGGCATGCGCCACCGTGTGGAGGCAGCGGGCGGCAAGCTCAAAGTCAGCAGCACACAAAACGCGGGCACGTGTATTTCCGCAGTCCTGCCCAAAAACCACTCATAA
- a CDS encoding response regulator transcription factor has translation MRLKTYIVEDNPTIRENLIATLEELVDIEAVGTCETENEGCAWLASSSNKWNLAIIDLFLKQGSGLGVLAACRDRKPEQKVVVLSNYATADIRQRCAQLGVDAVFDKSNEIEGLIDFCIQQRSATP, from the coding sequence GTGAGATTAAAAACCTATATTGTCGAAGACAATCCAACGATTCGAGAAAACTTGATTGCCACTCTGGAAGAGCTAGTGGACATTGAGGCCGTGGGCACCTGCGAAACTGAAAACGAAGGCTGTGCATGGCTGGCTAGCAGTAGCAACAAGTGGAATCTGGCCATCATTGACCTGTTTTTAAAGCAAGGCAGTGGTTTAGGTGTACTGGCGGCATGCCGCGACCGCAAACCCGAACAAAAGGTAGTTGTACTTAGCAATTACGCCACCGCCGATATTCGCCAGCGTTGTGCTCAACTGGGTGTGGATGCTGTGTTTGATAAATCCAATGAAATCGAAGGCCTGATAGATTTTTGTATTCAACAAAGAAGCGCCACTCCATAA
- a CDS encoding AsmA family protein, with amino-acid sequence MIKFRFFKAPRWLIVSLLSALSLLLVVVLTLLLFPWDRLREPLNRYASEQLGRRFEITRHLSVDLGRSITVKLDGLVVANPEWAKNPYLIKAESAEFEMRLWPLLQGRLELPRVLLTQPEIGLQMQADGRRTWALSSDTSDVSAVPKVGALTISQGLLTYIDSAKGADISAEFSLTPEDNALLPLLYKADGKWHNQRFKATGRSGGVLQLSRNLQQPFPLEINVITANTRLKAKGSVANLADFSGLMTYFEIEGRNLAELYQLSGVVLPSTPAYKLKGQLVRQGNRWTASQIDGLLGSSDLSGSLSFDTSGSVARLSGKLQSKLLDFSDLAPVVGLAPSKTKPSATKGSVNTRAAPDRSQVRVSQTKQNSGRRVLPTIPLDLERLKAMNADVTYNAVAIRHVKQLPLDSGTVHVQLTDGVLQLDPLALGVAGGLLSGRMTIDANQTPAVFDTHFDVRGLKLNRLFPTLQSTKSSLGKVTGQISLAGKGNTAASMLGSASGNLALVVGRGELSNILLEFIGLDGGEVIKFLLRGDRNVMLRCAAVEFSVKQGLMTSTTLMLDTTDTLITGRGSVNLANESLYMVFNPEPKDGSILSLRSPLKIAGSFAAPTVGVDKLALAGRIGLAIGLGLINPLLALAATVETGPGQDADCRQALKAASRQ; translated from the coding sequence ATGATTAAATTTCGCTTTTTCAAGGCGCCGCGCTGGCTGATAGTTTCGCTGCTGTCTGCTCTTTCATTGCTGCTGGTGGTAGTGCTGACACTTTTGTTGTTCCCATGGGACCGACTGCGCGAGCCCCTTAACCGCTATGCCTCTGAGCAATTGGGTCGTCGCTTTGAAATTACGCGTCACCTCTCGGTCGACTTAGGCCGCAGCATCACTGTCAAGCTCGATGGTTTGGTCGTCGCCAACCCCGAGTGGGCGAAAAATCCATATTTGATCAAAGCTGAGTCTGCCGAATTCGAGATGCGCTTGTGGCCTTTGTTGCAAGGGCGTTTGGAGTTACCGCGTGTGCTGCTAACTCAGCCTGAAATAGGCTTGCAAATGCAAGCCGATGGAAGACGCACTTGGGCCTTGTCTAGCGATACCTCTGACGTCAGCGCAGTACCCAAGGTGGGCGCTTTGACTATTAGCCAGGGTTTGCTGACCTATATTGATTCGGCTAAAGGTGCGGACATCAGCGCCGAATTTTCACTCACGCCTGAGGACAACGCACTTTTACCACTACTTTATAAAGCAGACGGTAAATGGCATAACCAGCGTTTTAAAGCAACGGGTCGAAGCGGTGGTGTGCTGCAGCTGAGTCGAAATTTGCAGCAGCCATTTCCGCTAGAGATCAATGTCATTACCGCAAACACCCGACTTAAGGCCAAGGGCTCAGTCGCAAATTTAGCGGACTTCAGCGGGTTGATGACGTATTTTGAAATTGAAGGCCGTAACCTAGCTGAGCTTTATCAACTCAGCGGTGTGGTGCTGCCATCAACCCCCGCCTACAAACTCAAAGGCCAGCTGGTCAGACAAGGTAACCGCTGGACGGCGAGCCAAATCGATGGCTTGTTGGGGAGCTCCGATTTGTCGGGATCGCTTAGCTTTGATACCAGCGGATCGGTGGCGCGCTTGAGTGGCAAGCTGCAATCTAAATTGCTGGACTTTAGCGATCTAGCCCCCGTTGTTGGCTTGGCACCAAGCAAGACTAAGCCAAGTGCGACCAAGGGGAGCGTAAACACAAGGGCAGCTCCCGACCGATCCCAAGTCCGGGTGAGTCAGACCAAGCAAAACTCTGGCCGCAGGGTACTGCCCACCATCCCTTTAGACTTAGAGCGCCTCAAGGCTATGAATGCAGATGTGACCTATAACGCAGTAGCTATTCGTCACGTCAAACAGTTGCCTTTGGACAGCGGCACCGTGCATGTGCAACTGACTGACGGCGTGTTGCAACTCGATCCGCTGGCGCTGGGTGTCGCCGGCGGATTGCTCAGCGGGCGTATGACGATTGATGCGAACCAGACACCGGCAGTGTTTGATACCCACTTTGATGTGCGCGGACTCAAACTCAATCGATTGTTTCCAACACTCCAAAGCACCAAAAGCAGCTTGGGTAAAGTGACCGGTCAGATCAGTCTGGCGGGTAAGGGCAATACCGCCGCGTCTATGTTGGGATCAGCTTCTGGCAATTTGGCTTTGGTGGTGGGACGAGGTGAGTTGAGTAATATTTTGCTGGAGTTTATAGGCTTGGATGGCGGTGAAGTGATTAAGTTTTTGCTCAGGGGCGACCGCAATGTAATGCTGCGCTGCGCTGCCGTTGAGTTCTCGGTCAAGCAGGGCTTGATGACTAGCACCACGCTAATGCTCGACACGACAGATACCCTGATTACAGGCCGTGGCAGCGTCAATTTGGCGAATGAATCTCTGTATATGGTTTTTAATCCCGAACCCAAGGACGGTAGTATTTTGAGCCTGCGCTCGCCTCTTAAAATCGCTGGCAGTTTTGCTGCGCCAACAGTTGGCGTGGATAAGCTGGCGCTGGCCGGTCGCATTGGGTTGGCGATCGGGCTGGGTTTGATCAATCCGTTGTTGGCACTGGCTGCAACCGTAGAAACCGGGCCGGGTCAGGATGCCGATTGTCGGCAAGCCCTTAAAGCGGCGAGTAGGCAATAA